The genome window GTATAATGGATAACGATTGAATTTTTCAATTTAGAATAGAAAATAATATTAGCTATGACTTGATATGAATATGTCAAAAGTAAAAAGGAGTATGTTAATGAAACTATCAGTAGTAATATCTTCTTATAATGGCGAAAAATATATTGAGGATCAGTTGAAATCAATTTTAAGCCAAGAGCGGCCTGCGGATGAGGTCTTGATACGGGATGATGGTTCAACTGATAACACTGTTGAAATTGTGCATCAATTTATTAGAACTCATCATTTAAAGAATTGGCGAATTGAAGTTAACCAAAAAAATCTAGGCTGGCGAGAAAATTTTGTGAAAGGGATGCTTGAAGCTCAAGGTGAGCTGATATTTTTCTGCGACCAGGATGACGTGTGGCACAGTGATAAACTGAAGATTATGGAAAATGTGATGCAAGCTAATCAACAGATTAATGTTCTGGCTTCTAATTATCAGAAATTGTTGGAAAATGAGCTGGGTGATGTAGGACCATATCCGGCCGGACATCAGGTCAAGAAAATTGAGCTCTATGATAATTATATGTTTGTTAAAGCACCTGGGTGCACTTATTGTGTTAGAAAAGAATTTGGACAAGCAGCAGCTACGGTTTGGAAGGCAGAGTATCCACATGACGAGTTGGTATGGAGCTTAGCATTATTTACGGATTCCTTATACTTATATACCAAACCCTTGATTAACTGGCGTCAACATACTACAAGTGCCTTTTCAAAAGAAAGTAAATCACTCAAGTCAAAAAGTAAAAAATATCAATGGCTTGAAACTTCAAAAAAGTTTAATGATTCAGTGAAAGAATTCTTAGCTGAGTATAGTGAACATATAGCTAATGAGAAAATCAAGCTGCTAGAATCTACTGACAAGTACCTGAAATTGCGTGAAAAATTCTATGATAGTAAGAATCCAATCTATGGATTGCGATTGTTAAAGTATTGGGGCCTGTACCCACGTTATCGTCAATACCTTGCTGACTGGTATTTGGTGTACTTTAATCATAACTAAAAAGATGAGGCTGAATTATCAGCCCCATCTTTTTTGTCACCGATATATTTAGTTTTGCTTAACGATCTGCGCATTGCTTGGCAAGCTTCCGGACCAGTCCTTGTAGGTTACACCGGATTGGTTAGGAGAAGTCTGCCGGTCCATTCCATCACTGTCAACGTGGTGGGTAATCCCGTTTTCGTCGGTCCAGACAGCGACGTCATTCAGTCCTAATTGCTTTTGACTAGAAGATGATTGGCTGCTGGAAGAAGTCGAGCTCTCGCTATCATTAGTTGTGGCGTTGCTGTTAGCAGAGTTGGAATTTTCGTCAGATTCGCTCTGGCTGCTCTTCTTGTGTGAAGACTTATCTTTATTACTGCTCTTCTTGACCACCTTAGTGACCTTGTCTTTAGAAGTGGATGACTTTGAAGAATCATGGTTAGAACCACAACCGG of Limosilactobacillus oris contains these proteins:
- a CDS encoding glycosyltransferase, giving the protein MKLSVVISSYNGEKYIEDQLKSILSQERPADEVLIRDDGSTDNTVEIVHQFIRTHHLKNWRIEVNQKNLGWRENFVKGMLEAQGELIFFCDQDDVWHSDKLKIMENVMQANQQINVLASNYQKLLENELGDVGPYPAGHQVKKIELYDNYMFVKAPGCTYCVRKEFGQAAATVWKAEYPHDELVWSLALFTDSLYLYTKPLINWRQHTTSAFSKESKSLKSKSKKYQWLETSKKFNDSVKEFLAEYSEHIANEKIKLLESTDKYLKLREKFYDSKNPIYGLRLLKYWGLYPRYRQYLADWYLVYFNHN